In Ignavibacteriota bacterium, the genomic window CAGCGTAACAAACTGCTTTCTCATCAACATTATTTCCACCCAACGTTCATCTTCCCTCCTCAAATGATTATTATTTTTGCGTCCCTCTCAAGATTCCTCTCTCTAAAATAATAAGAGGCTGTCCTTTTGAGACAACCCCATTATTCTTTGCGGGGCCGACGGGACTCGAACCCGCGGCCTCCTGCGTGACAGGCAGGCGCTCTAACCAAACTGAGCTACGACCCCTTTGAAATTCTTTTTGTATTCACCATTTTTTCTTCCACAACCTCGTTCGACATTCTCAAAAGTGTTAGGTGTTGTGTTAGGTGGTTCATTGACATGCAAATATAAGAAAAAGTACAGTAAACACAAAGCCGTTATTTTTTCTCATGTGTTGCTAATTTTTCAAATGAGGTTCTTATTGATTTGAGAAAATCCAATCTCTCTAATCTATTCAACGCCTCAGTGTTGATAAAAAGGGGATGCCTTCAATCTTTTCATCTCAACTTTTCAAGAGGTCTAAGAGAGATGTATTTACATAGAGATGATACTTACCGACAAAACTTTCCCGCAAAATCTTTGCTTGGACAAGTTCGTTCAGGTATCTGCTCGCCGTTCTATAATGGACATCTAATCGTTTTCCCAAATTCACGGGAGTCATGACCGGGTGAGAAAATAACGCTTCGACCAACTCTGCGGTATATATTTTTTTATGCTTTGTGCGAACATGTTCTCTTATCTTTTCAAGCAATTTCATAACCCGCAACAACGTATCCTTTGTTTGTTTGGCTTGTGAGTGGAATCCCTTGAGCATGTACAGAATGAACTCATGCCAACGCTGATGCGAATTGACTCCCTGTAGCAACGTGTAATACTCACCGCGGTTCTTGTTAATATATCCGCTGATATATAAAATCGGGAGTGAGAGAAGTCCCTGTTCCATTAACGAGAGAACCATCAACATTCTCCCTGTTCGCCCGTTGCCATCAGCAAAAGGATGAATTGCTTCAAACTGGTAATGTGCAATTGCACATTTAATAAGCGGGTCAATGCCATCCTCTGCATGAAGAAAATTTTCCCAATTCCCAATCAACCCTTGTATGTTCTGTGCTGGAGGCGGAGTGTAAAGAATTTCACCCGTTGTACTGTTGGAAATTGCATTGGGAATTGTTCGATACCCCTTTTTTGCATCAGGGAGAAGTCTGCTATGCAATCCCTGAACAAGACGGGTGGAGATTGGTATTTTTTTTATTTGTTCCGCTCCCCAAGAGATTGCTTCACGGTAGCGTAATACTTCTTTATCGAGCGGTCGTTGTTCCGCTTCAGGAAATAACTGCATCTGCAACACTTGTTCTACGGTCGTATTAATATTTTCTATGCTTGAACTTGCAACCGATTCCCTGATGATTGCGGGCGAAAGAAACAACATAGGATTCGGCACGGAAGAGGAATAACCATTCAATTCCCCTAGCTCAGTTCTTGCTCTCAACAAAACATCGAAGAACTGTTCATGTCTGAAATTGAGAGACGGGGGAAGAAACGGTAAATCAAATGGCACGGCCGGGACAAATTTCATATAGGACAAAATACGAAAAAATATTCTGTATCGCCATTGATATGTGACACCGTGTCACATATTTCTGCTGTTTTTCAAATAGAGGAACTCTATTTTCCTCTTGCATCAAAATTCATTTTCATTTTTTCCTATATTACAGCATGATATTACCGCTCAAAAATAATACACTCAGGCAACTTACAATTATTCTCCTATTAGTTGTTTCTACCACGCTCGCCTATTGGAAAACATTCGATAACAAATTCCTCAACTTCGATGACAGCGGATATGTTACAAAGAACGAGCAGGTGAAATCTGGATTGTCCTGGGAGACAGTTCGCTGGGCTTTCACCTCCGTGAAAGAAAGCAACTGGCATCCTCTGACGTGGCTTTCCCACGCGCTTGATGTTTCGTTGTTTGGCGTTGACGCGAAATATCATCACGCAACCAATCTCCTCCTTCATCTTCTCAGCACGATACTATTATTTCTTGCTGTCGAGCGAATGACGAAAGCTGTTTGGCAAAGCGCGTTCGTCGCGTTTATGTTTGCGCTCCATCCGCTCCATGTTGAGTCGGTTGCATGGGTTGCAGAACGGAAAGATGTTCTCAGCGGCTTGTTCTGGATGCTCACGTTTCTCGCGTATATACAATATCATAAAACTTCCCGAACGCAATGGTATATTTCTTCTCTCATTTTTTTTGCATTGGGATTACTTGCAAAACCGATGCTTGTCACCCTTCCATTCGTATTGCTCTTGGTAGATTACTGGGCGTTGAACCGTTTTCAACTTCCATTTGATGTATCGCCGAAAGAGAAAAAAAACAATCTCGCCGCGTTGCAACAATGTGTCAAAGAAAAAATTCCGTTGTTCGTTCTTTCGATTGCATCAAGCATCGTTACGTTCATCGTGCAGAAACAAGGTGGAAGTATGGCGGGAACTGTTGACTTATCGTTTTCCGACAAAGCGGCAAATGCGCTTGTTTCCTACGCACAATACATCCGCAAAACGTTTCTTCCTACCGACCTTGCGGCGATGTATCCACATCCCGGCTCTCAGTTACCATTGTGGCAAATTCTGGTTTCGCTCATCCTCCTCGGAGCCATAACTGCGTTTGTCTGGCGAAGGCGACGTGAACATCAATATCTTCTCGTCGGCTGGCTGTGGTTTTTCGGAATGTTGGTTCCGGTCATCGGTCTAGTGCAGGTCGGGTTGCAGGCAATGGCTGACCGCTACATGTATCTTCCGATGATTGGTCTTTCGTTCATGCTCGCATGGGGAATTCCTTCGCTCCTTCAACGATGGAAATTTCCTCGATTCGTTCTTCCTGCTCTATTTATAGTATCCTCTCTTTTGATGTTCGGAGGAACGTTTGTTCAAACGTCATACTGGAAAGACAGCAAAACATTGTTTGAACGGGCAATTGCCGTTACTAAAGATAATCACCTTGCGCATAACAATCTCGGCGCAGACCTTGCCGACTCTGGGAAACATGCTGAAGCATTAGTGCATCTTCGTGAAGCGTACAGGTTGAAACTGAACGGTGTTTTGATTCGAAGTAACTTAGCACGCTCGTTAGTTGCACTCGGCGAGCGTAAAGAAGCGCTTGAACATTACAAGTTTGTTCTTTCTCAAATCGGAGACGACCCAGCTT contains:
- a CDS encoding Fic family protein, with the translated sequence MKFVPAVPFDLPFLPPSLNFRHEQFFDVLLRARTELGELNGYSSSVPNPMLFLSPAIIRESVASSSIENINTTVEQVLQMQLFPEAEQRPLDKEVLRYREAISWGAEQIKKIPISTRLVQGLHSRLLPDAKKGYRTIPNAISNSTTGEILYTPPPAQNIQGLIGNWENFLHAEDGIDPLIKCAIAHYQFEAIHPFADGNGRTGRMLMVLSLMEQGLLSLPILYISGYINKNRGEYYTLLQGVNSHQRWHEFILYMLKGFHSQAKQTKDTLLRVMKLLEKIREHVRTKHKKIYTAELVEALFSHPVMTPVNLGKRLDVHYRTASRYLNELVQAKILRESFVGKYHLYVNTSLLDLLKS
- a CDS encoding tetratricopeptide repeat protein, which translates into the protein MILPLKNNTLRQLTIILLLVVSTTLAYWKTFDNKFLNFDDSGYVTKNEQVKSGLSWETVRWAFTSVKESNWHPLTWLSHALDVSLFGVDAKYHHATNLLLHLLSTILLFLAVERMTKAVWQSAFVAFMFALHPLHVESVAWVAERKDVLSGLFWMLTFLAYIQYHKTSRTQWYISSLIFFALGLLAKPMLVTLPFVLLLVDYWALNRFQLPFDVSPKEKKNNLAALQQCVKEKIPLFVLSIASSIVTFIVQKQGGSMAGTVDLSFSDKAANALVSYAQYIRKTFLPTDLAAMYPHPGSQLPLWQILVSLILLGAITAFVWRRRREHQYLLVGWLWFFGMLVPVIGLVQVGLQAMADRYMYLPMIGLSFMLAWGIPSLLQRWKFPRFVLPALFIVSSLLMFGGTFVQTSYWKDSKTLFERAIAVTKDNHLAHNNLGADLADSGKHAEALVHLREAYRLKLNGVLIRSNLARSLVALGERKEALEHYKFVLSQIGDDPALYSRIGDVLADEGRIAEAIVHFQKTLQMDSLDISTRCKLAKLYTQVSEMEKARTECSVILTHQPKNSLAHDILGTIAGSEGKYDEALKEFLIALELDSLNSEAYLDLGILYEKTGNIDGAFTAYENAIRINPQLMDAEYKLGTLFAQKGKPVEAELHFRRLVELEPGNNKNRIDLGRIYTINNKFEEAVLQFTVVLLADSHNILAHYHYANLLVKTGQIEKAKYHFSEAVRIEPSFQPAQVALQRLSE